CAAGCAATGTAGCCAATTGCCCGCCTTGTGATACACCTAGAACATGAACTTTATTAATTCCCATCACATCGAGAAAGCATTTGATATCCTCCACAATGATATGATGATTATATTCATTATTAGGAAACTCCTTTGTCGTTTCACCATGTCCTCGATAATCGGGCATAAGCATCTGATAACGTGATGAGAATGCTTCAAATTGAGGTTCCCACATTTTCCAAGATGATCCACTACCATGCAAAAAAGTATTGGCGTTCCCTGACCTTTCATTTCGTAATGAATAGTGATACCGTTTGCATTAACTTTTGGCATATTACATCCTCCTACTTTGTACTACTCTTTCGTTCTTCCCATTGATCTAAAATTTTCTTCATTTGCTCGATCACAAATTCGAAAAACTCAATACTTTCATCGATTGATGATTCAGCTCGTTCTGTGAGAACTAACTTCTTCGCTCTACGTAAATATTGCGACATCATCTCTCCCTGTATAATGTTAGTATTCAAAGACAAAGCCCAGGCTTTTGTATGCAGTTGATAGAAGTCTCGCTTGCTACCGGATATCCCTATTTTACGAAACAAAGAAATTTGAACACCCTGTCTAACAGACAACGATGCCATCCCTTTACTAATTTGCAAATCGTTCA
This genomic stretch from Lysinibacillus pakistanensis harbors:
- a CDS encoding alpha/beta fold hydrolase, which produces MWEPQFEAFSSRYQMLMPDYRGHGETTKEFPNNEYNHHIIVEDIKCFLDVMGINKVHVLGVSQGGQLATLLAIKYPTYVNKLVISNSYSEMPTIAASWYCQFQILYSVYFLTIQL